AAGCCCTTTTTCAACAGGTTTTCCTCCTGAAAATCACGCTACCCTGAAGAGTAAAATTGATAGGCACTTAAAATTTTATCTTCAACACTCACGATCCTGTCTTATCAAGACCATAAAAAGGAGGAAACAATGAAGAGGATTTTGATTTTATTAACAATGATTGGAAGCGTTTTGCTTCTGGCGCAAGGGGTGCTGGCAGCAGCGCCGCCGACCTCTCTGGATTTTGGTTTCAATCAAGAGCTGCCGGTGACGCAGACCAACATATCTTCTGAGTACCGGCTGCAGCTCGCTAATGTTGTGGTTGAAGGCGAGGCGGGGGAATATCTTTCCCTTTATGAGTATACTGTAGAAACTTTTGATTCATCAGGAAACTTGGTTTACGGAAGTAGCACATGGAGAGACGGCAGATACCTCGAAGGAGAGACTGTCCTCTTTATATGGACACAAAATGCTCCTGGGATGCACTCCGTCAGGGTTCGCGTGAAAAACAAGGGGGCTCTGGACACTGAGTATATCGAAGCAACAAAAACCTTTGAAATCCTTCCTGCTCCGCTGCCGACCGTATTTGATTTCGGCTTCGACAAGACAAATCCCTCAATGCAGGTGGATACCTACCCAGAATACATGGTGAAATTTGCTGACGTCGTATTTACCGGGGAGGCTGGCGGAGAAAATGTTTATTATTACGAATTTTCCTACGAGACAAGAAGCCCAACAGGAGAAAAGATCGCAGGCAGCTTTGACTACTGGGAGCGCATAGAATTAATGCAGTATCGAACTGCTCTTTTACTACACGCCGATCCGGGGACATACACAATTACTGCTAGATTGAGAAATAAACTAGCTTCAGATTATGTCGAAGTCGTCAAAACTTTCGATGTTTTGGTTAGCGACTCCCCAACCGCAGCAAGCCTCTCCATAGATGGCCCGGTTTACCAGGACACTGCCACAACAGCTCAGGCGTCGGTAGAAGGCCCAGGCATCTACACTTACCGCTTCTGGCACGATTCGGGCAGCGGATACACGCTGCTTAGCGACTGGTCCAGTAGCCCGTCTGTGAGCATTCCCGCTTCGGAGACGGCAGAGGTCGGCACCAACCAGGTCAAACTCGAAGTACAGGCCCAGGATAGCGGGTCCATTACCGTGCGCACAGCGTCCTACCAGGTCGAGTTGGGCGACAATATTCCGTTTAAATTCGATCCGCCGGAGAAAGACGATCCGGCCTATGCGCCGGAACTCGGAAAAGGCCGCGTGTTTATCATGCTTGAAGCCTACTGATCAGGAGTTGTATATAAAAACCCGCTGGGAACTTTTTCGGCGGGTTTTTAGTTTAATATAAAAAATAAAAAAGATTGACAAAAAAATAAATATAAACTATAATTTACTTATAAAACAAAGGAGGTTGTTGATGCAAAACATTGAAAAGATGAATCGGGTTGTTTGTCAAAAGGTTTCCGAAGAAGCCATGAAGGCTCTTGAGAAGGTTGCGCAACAATTCGGGCTGAGCGTTGAGCAGGGCAAGGGAAGCTTTGACGATGCAGAGTTTGGCTTGAAAATTTCCTTCAAGGTGCCGGCTGCAGCCGAAGAAAAGGCTAAAAAGGAGTTTGAACAAATGGCGCCCCTTCTTGACTGCGATCCGTCTTGGTTTGGACGATCCTTTACCGAAGGTGGAGGTAAAACCATGACTGTTGCGGGGATTAATCCGCGGGCCCCGAAAAACTGCATCAGTCTCAAGGACCAAGAAGGAAAAAGCTACAAGTGCCCTCCGAGCTATGTCCGGCGCTATCTTAAATAGTTCTGCAAGAGTCTTTGTCCGGCGAAGCCAAGGCAAAGACTCTTGCCTTCAAACTTCACCGAGGAGTTATACACGATGGACAGCAAAGAGCTTCAAGAACTTATATCCCGGCTAAGCCGGTTTCGCGAAAACTTGCTCGATCATATCAACGATCAAGACCTCAACGACGACGGTGGCCCCTTCGATAACGGCACCGACGGCTATCGATGTATGCAGGAGCTGGCCGAGCTAGAAAGTGCCTTTCAACAATTCTCGGAAGCCGTCCAGGCTCCAAGGTACTACCTTCTTGAAATCGTGGATGACGTTGAGCCCGACCTGATCGGTCCCTTTGCCAGCGAAGACGAGCGAGACGACGAAGCCAAGCTGGTTCGACATGAGACTGCTGGAGAAAGCGGCGTCTTTATGTTGGACCTAATCAACAACGAACCCTCTGTGTGCCCCTACAGCGGAGGATTTTTCATGCAGGAAGAACAAGAATAGCCCGGCAAAACAGGAAATAGCCAATGTCCTCGAAAAAAGACCTCAGCCATCTGGATTGGAAACCCAGCCCAAGCGAGCTTGCCGCCTATGTCGCCAAAGGCCCTCGCGGCTCAAACTACTGCTTGATTCGCACCGACCCAAAGCCTGATCTTCTTTTTGCGGTCAACCAGAATATGCGCACCCTGCCTGGGTGGTATACCGACAAAAACGGCAGCATAGAAAAAGTGGGCTGACCTCGTGGGATGTCTGAAAAGAGAATCAATCAGATTGACCAAATAAAGTGCAATATGATAAATTTTTAACAATCATTCTGAGGGCAATCTTTGCTGCCCATTGACCGTGGTCCCCTCCTTCAGCGGTCAAGCCTCCTATACACCGATCTGGCGCTGCCGGCCCGTCACGCAAAGAAGGCCGGCAAGTTTTTGTCTAGAATCCACAATTAAAGGCATATTTTATGTTGTTTTGAATAAAAAAAATTGACATAAAAATAAGATTAAAATATCATGTTTTTTGTTTAAAAGGAAAATTTGACGAATACTCCTTTCTTGTAGCGAGGTTTTTATGAACGACTCCCTTATCTCTGCCTGGGTCATCTGGTTTGCGGCAGGCATTGGCCTGGCTTTTCTCGAACTGGTTGCCCCCGGCTTCATCTTGATTTTTTTCGCGGCCGGCTGTCTTCTGACTTCCATCGTTTTATGGATATGGCAGCCGGAACTTTCGACCCAAATGGTTATTTTTCTCACCTTCTCCCTCTCGTCGCTTTTTCTGCTGCGCGGCAAGATGACAAAGATTTTCCGCGGAGAGTCGCATCAAGACGCCGATTTGGGCGCTGGCGACAACCCCAAGGGCGAGATTGTCACCGCGGTCACCCCTATTGGCCCCAACCTCAAAGGACGCATTCGCTACCGAGGAACCGACTGGTATGCAGTTTCCGACCAAGACATAGAAACCGGGACTCTGGTTGAGATCCTGGGATATGAAAAAAGCTCAAAACAGATCTTTCGTGTCAAAGTGGCACAATCTAAATCAAACCAAGGAGATTAAAAGATGAACGAAACATTGATTGCAGTTGGATTACTTACAGTATTTATTGTTATTATTCTGCTTAAAACGGCAGTTATTGTACCTCAAAAAAGTGAATACGTGATTGAGCGTCTTGGAAAATTCAGTCGTGTTCTTGGCGCAGGGTTTCACGTTCTTGTGCCTTTTTTGGATAAGGTCGCATACAAGTATAGTCTTAAAGAAAAGGTCACAGATATCCCAAGTCAGACCTGCATAACGAAGGACAATGTTACGGTGGACATTGACGGGCTCTTATATTTGCAGGTCGTAGATAGTAAAGCTGCCGCTTATGGAATAAATGATTATGAACTTGCGGCAAGTCAACTTGCACAAACGACTCTTCGATCATGTATTGGTCGCATTGATCTGGATAAAACATTTGAGGAGCGTGAACATATCAATGCCAAGGTCGTTGAAGAAATCGACAAAGCGGCCTTGACCTGGGGGTGCAAGGTCTTGCGCTACGAAGTCAAAGACATCATTCCTCCGGTCTCGGTCAAACAAGCCATGGAAGCTCAAATGACAGCGGTGCGGCAAAAGCGCGCCGAGATTGCTCGCTCTGAAGGTGAGCGTCAAAGCACGATCAACCTGGCCGAAGGGCATCGTCAGGACGCCATCTTGCGATCGGAAGGGGAGAAGCAGCGCCGGATCAACGAGGCAGAAGGCCGGGCCCAGGAGATTTTACAGATTGCCAATGCCACAGCTGAAGGCCTGCGGGCCATCGCCAAAGAACTGCAGGCCGAAGGCGGACAGCAGGCGGCCAACCTGCGTGTAGCCGAGCAGTACGTGGGTGAGTTCGGGAAACTGGCCAAAGAATCGAACACCCTGATCCTTCCCAGCAATACCGCCGATATCGCATCGATGGTTTCAACGGCCATGAGCGCTATGAGCAAGCTGTCTCAGTCTGACAAGAAAACTGCCTAAAAACTTAGGGCTCTGGGGAACCAGGGCCCTAACTACTTCAAAAAAACAAAAGGAGGTTTTATGGAAGCAGAATACAACGAGCGCGAGGTTCATCCTGAACAAATGCCGCCAAAAGAGATGACTCCGGAAGAGAAAAGCATCGAAGCCCTGGGAGGGCATCCCTTAAAAGCAAATCTTAAAATGTCAGCGAAAATTTTCTTTCTGGCCTCGGTCGTCACGGGGGCTCTCTACTGGTTCGATGATTCAAAGATCTTTTTTATTCTGGGCGGTACTCTCATCTTTGGTTTCTGGGCACTCGTTTCTTTTTTCGGTATTCTCTCAGCCCCTCTTGAAATGAGTCGCTACAACAAAATAAAGAAACTGATCAAAGAGGGAAAGCTTGAAGTTTCTTACACGGGAGCCGGGAGCATAGTTGTTGACAAAAAGAACCGCCAAATCTATTGGGGTGGGACCCTTTATAGCTTCGATGATGTGAAGAAAGTGAACTGGCATTCTTTTACAAAAAGAAAGCATCGCCTTGAATTGCATCTGTCAAAAGGAGATAAACCGGTTTTGTGGTGCCATGCCTTTACAAGCGAGGGGGAAATAAGAACCTTCGCTGTTCGACTTTGTAACGATTTAGGGTTTAGTTGATCCTCTCAATTTAAAATCTCACGCAAAAAGCCCGACGATCTTTCGCCGGGCTTTTTGCGTATTCGGATTGTCAAAACACTTTGCGGATCAACGCTGAATTCCAAGTGCCCTATAAATCGCTACCTCGAAAACTCCTTAACCAAATTCGGATGGTCAAAAAAAGCCTGGGCGGGGATCGGCTTGCCATCAAGAAGTCTTTGCCGCAAGATCTGCTCCTCGCCACTTTTTATGCTGGCAAAATAGACCTCGCAGATCTCCGCAATCACTTCATGCCTGCTCAGTTTTGATCGTCGCAACGCAGGCCCAAGGTGCGTAAGCCAAAAAACACCTTCGGTCTTTTCAATAACAACCTTTCCTAATACCTGCAGGGCATTGTTATCGCTGATCCCATCCAAGAGACTGTCGACAAAATCTAAAGTCGGCATGCTCTCGGCCACAGAATCAAAGTAACAGCAATTCTCACGCAAGACAGCCCTCCTTTGCCGGAAGCAGGCCTAGAAGGCCAAGTCCTTGAGCAAGGCTCCAGCACTGAGCGGCCGAAATTTCAATACCACAGCTATCCTCAAATTCCAGAGGAATAGCACCAAAATGCTCGATATGGTCCCGCGCAAACTCCTCGAACTCACCTTCATTGACTGCCCCACTATTTCTTAGCATTCAGGATCACTCCACTGAAATTTCGTAGGATTCCACTTCGGCCGGACTGTCCCCGGTCAACGCCCCG
The genomic region above belongs to Geoalkalibacter subterraneus and contains:
- a CDS encoding NfeD family protein, translating into MNDSLISAWVIWFAAGIGLAFLELVAPGFILIFFAAGCLLTSIVLWIWQPELSTQMVIFLTFSLSSLFLLRGKMTKIFRGESHQDADLGAGDNPKGEIVTAVTPIGPNLKGRIRYRGTDWYAVSDQDIETGTLVEILGYEKSSKQIFRVKVAQSKSNQGD
- a CDS encoding SPFH domain-containing protein is translated as MNETLIAVGLLTVFIVIILLKTAVIVPQKSEYVIERLGKFSRVLGAGFHVLVPFLDKVAYKYSLKEKVTDIPSQTCITKDNVTVDIDGLLYLQVVDSKAAAYGINDYELAASQLAQTTLRSCIGRIDLDKTFEEREHINAKVVEEIDKAALTWGCKVLRYEVKDIIPPVSVKQAMEAQMTAVRQKRAEIARSEGERQSTINLAEGHRQDAILRSEGEKQRRINEAEGRAQEILQIANATAEGLRAIAKELQAEGGQQAANLRVAEQYVGEFGKLAKESNTLILPSNTADIASMVSTAMSAMSKLSQSDKKTA